Proteins encoded in a region of the Macaca mulatta isolate MMU2019108-1 chromosome X, T2T-MMU8v2.0, whole genome shotgun sequence genome:
- the GABRE gene encoding gamma-aminobutyric acid receptor subunit epsilon isoform X1, with the protein MLSKVLPVLLGILLILQSRVEGPQTESKNEASAHDVVYGPPPQPLENKLFSEETKSTKTETGRRAGKLPEASRILNTILSNYDHKLRPGIGEKPTVVTVEISVNSLGPLSILDMEYTIDIIFSQTWYDERLCYNDTFESLVLNGNVVSQLWIPDTFFRNSKRTHEHEITMPNQMVRIYKDGKVLYTIRMTIDAGCSLHMLRFPMDSHSCPLSFSSFSYPENEMIYKWENFKLEINEKNSWKLFQFDFTGVSNKTEIITTPVGDFMVMTIFFNVSRRFGYVAFQNYVPSSVTTMLSWVSFWIKTESAPARTSLGITSVLTMTTLGTFSRKNFPRVSYITALDFYIAICFVFCFCALLEFAVLNFLIYNQTKAHASPKLRHPRIDSRAHARTRARSRACARQHQEAFVCQIVTTEGSDGEDRPSCSAQQPPSPGSPEGPHSLCSKLACCEWCKGFKKYFCMVPDCEGSTWQQGRLCIHVYRLDNYSRVVFPVTFFFFNVLYWLVCLNL; encoded by the exons GGTCGAGGGACCTCAGACTGAATCAAAGAATGAAGCCTCTGCCCATGATGTCGTCTATGGACCCCCGCCCCAGCCTCTGGAAAATAAGCTGTTCTCTGAGGAAACAAAGTCAACTAAGACCGAGACTGGGCGCAGAGCTGGCAAACTGCCAGAAGCCTCTCGCATCCTGAACACTATCCTGAGTAATTATGACCACAAACTGCGCCCTGGCATTGGAG AGAAGCCCACTGTGGTCACTGTTGAGATCTCCGTCAACAGCCTTGGTCCTCTCTCTATCCTGGACATG GAATACACCATTGACATCATCTTCTCCCAGACCTGGTACGACGAACGCCTCTGTTACAACGACACCTTTGAGTCTCTTGTTTTGAACGGCAATGTGGTGAGCCAGCTGTGGATCCCGGACACCTTTTTTAGGAATTCTAAGAGGACCCACGAGCATGAGATCACCATGCCCAACCAGATGGTCCGCATCTACAAGGATGGCAAGGTGTTGTACACAATTAG GATGACCATTGATGCTGGATGCTCACTCCACATGCTCAGATTTCCAATGGATTCTCACTCTTGCCCTCTATCTTTCTCTAGCT TTTCCTATCCTGAGAATGAGATGATCTACAAGTGGGAAAATTTCAAGCTTGAAATCAATGAGAAGAATTCCTGGAAGCTCTTCCAATTTGATTTTACAGGAGTGAGCAACAAAACTGAAATAATCACAACCCCAGTTG GTGACTTCATGGTCATGACGATTTTCTTCAATGTGAGCAGGCGGTTTGGCTACGTTGCCTTTCAAAACTATGTCCCTTCTTCCGTGACCACGATGCTCTCCTGGGTTTCCTTTTGGATCAAGACAGAGTCTGCTCCAGCCCGGACCTCTCTAG GGATCACCTCTGTTCTGACCATGACCACGTTGGGCACCTTTTCTCGTAAGAATTTCCCACGTGTCTCCTATATCACAGCCTTGGATTTCTATATTGCCATCTGCTTCGTCTTCTGCTTCTGTgctctgttggagtttgctgtgCTCAACTTCCTGATATACAACCAGACAAAAGCCCATGCTTCTCCGAAACTCCGCCAT CCTCGTATCGATAGCCGTGCCCATGCCCGTACCCGTGCACGTTCCCGAGCCTGTGCCCGCCAACATCAGGAAGCTTTTGTGTGCCAGATTGTCACCACCGAGGGAAGTGATGGAGAGGATCGCCCGTCTTGCTCAGCCCAGCAGCCCCCTAGCCCAGGTAGCCCTGAGGGTCCCCACAGTCTCTGCTCCAAGCTGGCCTGCTGTGAGTGGTGCAAGGGTTTTAAGAAGTACTTCTGCATGGTCCCCGATTGTGAGGGCAGTACCTGGCAGCAGGGCCGCCTCTGCATCCATGTCTACCGCCTGGATAACTACTCACGAGTTGTTTTCCCAGTGACCTTCTTCTTCTTCAATGTGCTCTACTGGCTTGTTTGCCTTAACTTGTAG
- the GABRE gene encoding gamma-aminobutyric acid receptor subunit epsilon isoform X2, with amino-acid sequence MLSKVLPVLLGILLILQSRVEGPQTESKNEASAHDVVYGPPPQPLENKLFSEETKSTKTETGRRAGKLPEASRILNTILSNYDHKLRPGIGEKPTVVTVEISVNSLGPLSILDMEYTIDIIFSQTWYDERLCYNDTFESLVLNGNVVSQLWIPDTFFRNSKRTHEHEITMPNQMVRIYKDGKVLYTIRMTIDAGCSLHMLRFPMDSHSCPLSFSSFSYPENEMIYKWENFKLEINEKNSWKLFQFDFTGVSNKTEIITTPVGDFMVMTIFFNVSRRFGYVAFQNYVPSSVTTMLSWVSFWIKTESAPARTSLGITSVLTMTTLGTFSRKNFPRVSYITALDFYIAICFVFCFCALLEFAVLNFLIYNQTKAHASPKLRHV; translated from the exons GGTCGAGGGACCTCAGACTGAATCAAAGAATGAAGCCTCTGCCCATGATGTCGTCTATGGACCCCCGCCCCAGCCTCTGGAAAATAAGCTGTTCTCTGAGGAAACAAAGTCAACTAAGACCGAGACTGGGCGCAGAGCTGGCAAACTGCCAGAAGCCTCTCGCATCCTGAACACTATCCTGAGTAATTATGACCACAAACTGCGCCCTGGCATTGGAG AGAAGCCCACTGTGGTCACTGTTGAGATCTCCGTCAACAGCCTTGGTCCTCTCTCTATCCTGGACATG GAATACACCATTGACATCATCTTCTCCCAGACCTGGTACGACGAACGCCTCTGTTACAACGACACCTTTGAGTCTCTTGTTTTGAACGGCAATGTGGTGAGCCAGCTGTGGATCCCGGACACCTTTTTTAGGAATTCTAAGAGGACCCACGAGCATGAGATCACCATGCCCAACCAGATGGTCCGCATCTACAAGGATGGCAAGGTGTTGTACACAATTAG GATGACCATTGATGCTGGATGCTCACTCCACATGCTCAGATTTCCAATGGATTCTCACTCTTGCCCTCTATCTTTCTCTAGCT TTTCCTATCCTGAGAATGAGATGATCTACAAGTGGGAAAATTTCAAGCTTGAAATCAATGAGAAGAATTCCTGGAAGCTCTTCCAATTTGATTTTACAGGAGTGAGCAACAAAACTGAAATAATCACAACCCCAGTTG GTGACTTCATGGTCATGACGATTTTCTTCAATGTGAGCAGGCGGTTTGGCTACGTTGCCTTTCAAAACTATGTCCCTTCTTCCGTGACCACGATGCTCTCCTGGGTTTCCTTTTGGATCAAGACAGAGTCTGCTCCAGCCCGGACCTCTCTAG GGATCACCTCTGTTCTGACCATGACCACGTTGGGCACCTTTTCTCGTAAGAATTTCCCACGTGTCTCCTATATCACAGCCTTGGATTTCTATATTGCCATCTGCTTCGTCTTCTGCTTCTGTgctctgttggagtttgctgtgCTCAACTTCCTGATATACAACCAGACAAAAGCCCATGCTTCTCCGAAACTCCGCCATGTATGA